From Balneola sp. MJW-20, the proteins below share one genomic window:
- a CDS encoding c-type cytochrome, whose amino-acid sequence MKNLNSMNIKGLVKAAGIFVIGITMSACQGQLSEKPPIHPNMNMDQQPRKEAQEVNNFFEDGRSMRQPVEGTVARGLNKTDSEYYRGEDENGDWVEEMPIAMTRDLIYRGKERYEIYCTPCHGKTGDGRGIIMTGQYGYVPAPSYHIERLQNAPDGELYSAIYNGVRSMPSYATQVKVEDRWAIVAYIRALQASQNVREVEMEEYGVNIAALQEEYAAEQARQDSLIAARTPEEAPEASVELGMNVVQANGCAACHNVSGEPNGIGPTWAGLYGSEAEVVTSEGETITITKDEDYIYESIVMPEAKKTVGYEMGVMAPYDYLPEHELQSLVLYIKSLSDN is encoded by the coding sequence ATGAAGAATTTAAACAGCATGAATATCAAAGGACTTGTCAAAGCAGCCGGGATTTTTGTGATCGGTATCACGATGTCTGCCTGTCAGGGACAATTATCGGAGAAGCCGCCGATCCATCCTAACATGAACATGGATCAGCAGCCCCGTAAAGAAGCCCAGGAAGTAAATAATTTCTTCGAGGATGGCCGCTCTATGCGCCAGCCGGTGGAAGGAACTGTAGCCCGCGGCCTCAATAAAACGGACAGTGAATATTACAGAGGAGAAGACGAGAATGGCGATTGGGTAGAAGAAATGCCAATTGCTATGACCAGAGATCTGATCTATCGCGGTAAAGAGCGTTACGAGATCTACTGTACTCCCTGTCACGGTAAGACCGGAGACGGACGCGGGATTATTATGACCGGACAATACGGTTATGTACCTGCACCATCTTACCATATTGAAAGATTACAGAATGCACCGGACGGTGAGCTGTATTCAGCGATCTACAATGGTGTGCGTTCCATGCCATCCTATGCCACACAGGTGAAGGTAGAAGACCGCTGGGCGATCGTAGCGTATATCCGTGCACTGCAGGCCAGTCAGAATGTGCGCGAAGTGGAAATGGAAGAGTATGGTGTGAATATCGCCGCTCTTCAGGAAGAATATGCAGCCGAGCAGGCTCGTCAGGATTCCCTGATCGCAGCTCGTACACCGGAAGAAGCTCCGGAAGCGTCTGTGGAGCTTGGGATGAATGTGGTACAGGCCAACGGTTGTGCTGCCTGTCATAATGTAAGCGGCGAACCTAACGGAATCGGTCCTACCTGGGCCGGGCTTTATGGTTCCGAAGCTGAGGTTGTGACCTCTGAGGGTGAGACCATCACCATCACCAAAGATGAAGACTATATATATGAATCCATTGTCATGCCGGAAGCCAAGAAAACGGTTGGTTATGAGATGGGAGTAATGGCGCCGTACGATTACCTGCCGGAACACGAATTACAGTCACTGGTACTTTACATCAAATCTCTTAGCGATAACTAA
- a CDS encoding cytochrome c3 family protein, whose product MAQIFPKWTNQVPRKILIGLIVLLNAVVFGVWYFFSPEYTDVGYAPEQPVPYSHKVHVGKLGLDCQYCHTSVMESKQANVPATQTCMNCHNQIKTDSEKLAKVRESWETGKAIEWVRVHNLADYAYFNHSAHTNVGVGCESCHGRIDKMEVVYQSEPLSMGWCLDCHREPEKYLRPVEEVTTMGYEVPNQLEVGLALKEKNNVHAPQYCQGCHY is encoded by the coding sequence ATGGCGCAGATTTTCCCAAAGTGGACAAATCAAGTTCCCAGAAAAATATTAATCGGACTGATTGTCTTACTGAATGCAGTAGTTTTTGGTGTATGGTACTTTTTCTCACCTGAATACACCGATGTTGGATATGCACCTGAGCAACCGGTTCCTTATTCCCACAAAGTACACGTAGGAAAACTGGGACTGGATTGTCAGTATTGTCATACCAGCGTAATGGAATCAAAACAAGCCAATGTTCCGGCTACGCAAACTTGTATGAATTGCCACAACCAGATCAAGACCGACAGCGAGAAGCTGGCAAAGGTCCGTGAAAGCTGGGAGACCGGTAAGGCGATCGAGTGGGTTCGTGTTCATAACCTCGCAGATTATGCTTATTTCAATCACTCTGCTCATACCAATGTAGGGGTGGGCTGCGAAAGCTGTCACGGCCGTATTGATAAGATGGAAGTTGTATATCAGTCAGAGCCGCTCAGCATGGGCTGGTGTCTGGACTGTCACCGTGAGCCTGAAAAATACCTGCGTCCCGTAGAAGAAGTGACCACTATGGGTTACGAAGTGCCGAATCAACTTGAAGTGGGACTGGCTCTCAAAGAGAAAAACAATGTGCACGCCCCTCAGTACTGCCAGGGCTGCCACTACTAA
- a CDS encoding DUF3341 domain-containing protein: MSNQTEQNRSLYGILAEFRNPKELTDAARLVVKSGYSKFDTFSPFPIHGMDKAMNLKKSKLGWIVLGHGLLGFSGAIAMMYFMSVLDYPINISGKPFFNAPAWVPITFELTVLLSAFGAVFGMFFLNGLPKLHNPLFSVERFKKATDDGFFVCIEAEDTQFEESAVKKLLQDAGATHIEEVYDEE; this comes from the coding sequence ATGAGTAATCAAACTGAACAGAACAGATCGTTATACGGTATCCTGGCTGAGTTCCGTAATCCTAAGGAACTGACCGACGCAGCAAGACTGGTGGTCAAGTCAGGCTACAGCAAATTCGACACCTTCAGTCCTTTCCCTATTCACGGAATGGATAAGGCAATGAACCTTAAGAAGTCCAAACTGGGCTGGATCGTACTCGGTCACGGACTGCTGGGATTCTCCGGCGCCATCGCTATGATGTACTTTATGTCCGTACTCGATTACCCGATCAATATCAGTGGTAAGCCATTCTTCAACGCTCCGGCATGGGTGCCGATCACTTTTGAGCTTACCGTACTTTTATCCGCTTTCGGTGCAGTATTCGGAATGTTCTTCCTGAACGGACTGCCCAAATTGCATAACCCGTTATTCAGTGTAGAGCGATTCAAAAAGGCAACCGACGACGGTTTCTTTGTATGCATTGAAGCAGAAGACACCCAGTTCGAAGAATCTGCGGTAAAGAAACTGCTGCAGGATGCGGGAGCAACTCATATAGAAGAAGTATATGATGAAGAATAA
- a CDS encoding DUF420 domain-containing protein yields the protein MADSYSLPESTKFLEQISAKKALSVIIGLSVGAAAFLFWLIYFKEGAEAPVAWIGNLSAVNAGLNTLSTIFLILAFREIRHRNFRKHMQFNLAAFVTSALFLVSYVVYHHYVGDTKFMGEGFIRYIYFFILITHVVLSVAVVPLILSSFYFSLSGKFQTHKKVSRFTFPIWLYVSVTGVLVFFMLKYFG from the coding sequence ATGGCAGATAGCTATTCTTTACCGGAATCCACAAAATTTCTTGAGCAGATCAGTGCGAAAAAGGCACTTTCTGTGATCATCGGGCTCAGCGTTGGTGCGGCCGCCTTTCTTTTCTGGCTGATCTATTTCAAAGAAGGTGCGGAAGCGCCGGTGGCATGGATCGGTAATCTTTCAGCGGTCAATGCGGGGCTCAATACCCTGAGCACCATTTTCCTTATTCTTGCATTCAGAGAGATCAGGCATCGCAATTTCCGGAAGCATATGCAGTTCAACCTGGCCGCTTTTGTGACCTCGGCCCTATTCCTCGTGAGTTATGTGGTTTACCATCACTATGTAGGAGACACTAAATTCATGGGTGAAGGCTTTATACGTTATATATACTTCTTCATTCTGATCACGCATGTGGTTCTGTCAGTTGCCGTGGTTCCCCTGATCCTGAGCAGCTTCTATTTTTCCCTGTCCGGGAAGTTTCAGACTCATAAAAAAGTCTCCCGCTTTACCTTCCCTATCTGGCTGTATGTATCGGTCACCGGGGTACTGGTCTTCTTTATGCTGAAGTATTTCGGATGA
- a CDS encoding TAT-variant-translocated molybdopterin oxidoreductase, translating into MSEVKQNTYWKSLSELAQNKEYQKFVEREFPENATEMTDGVSRRGFLRVMGASIALAGFAACRRPVQKILPYSKQPEDVVPGIPLFYATAMPFQGNLVGLIAENHEGRPTKLEGNEAHPASKGGTTAYQQAAILGLYDPDRSRSPLYNGEAATKEDFAAFASSHFADTGQNIVFISEANSSPTYNSLKQQALNKFPNAQWVTYEPFGEDNTIEGNNIAFGERVRAHYNYTNADIVVSLNDDFMSATHPNTTEYSKQVTSRRKVTNPDDQMNRIYSVEDSFSLTGSFADHRLKLRASEIEDFTYALAAALSSRINGLSAFRNVSNSFSDHPWITVLADELASSAGRNVISAGMQHNPNVHAAVAAMNLALGNNGSTVSYLEVPHIDDQYNAEVMAEAVASMASGSVDTVVLVGTNPVFTAPADLDFAEALGNVDTVINLSDYADETAKMATWHVNRAHFLETWGDGYSFGGDRAVIQPQIQPLHDGLSEIEFLHTILTGTLGSGYDLVQATFRNYYSSGFNNRWNDILHDGVDVTSAFDEANVRLRGNFGSMMRAAVNASSPLSGMEVVIRPDASLYDGRFANNGWLQELPDPMTKITWDNVALMSPATAESMGVSNEDVVEITANGRRVKIAAWIQPGHADNSITLNVGYGREGIGRVATSYIDYTAGGVDTYPLRNSGMLYSNATVSTTGETYEIACVQDHHSLEGRDMYRMATMDEYKNNPAFASFAAVHGYGVPGMEEAEAKGEDVPISLFDEQTFPDYEPQWGMAIDLNSCFGCGVCVIACQSENNIPVIGKKEVKRGREMHWIRNDRYFVGDDENDPKAVHQPVACMHCELAPCEQVCPVAATTHSEDGMNQMTYNRCIGTRYCANNCPYKVRRFNFFNYPKEYLTTGDDPDIIQMAMNPEVTVRFRGVMEKCTFCAQRVNREKIQAKIDTGSPKPEDGAVKTACQQACPADAIYFGDLTDENSVVAQMKRNERNYQMLEELNTRPRLSYMAKLSNPNPALA; encoded by the coding sequence ATGAGCGAAGTAAAACAGAATACTTACTGGAAAAGCTTAAGCGAATTAGCTCAGAATAAAGAGTATCAAAAATTTGTTGAGCGTGAGTTCCCTGAGAATGCAACAGAAATGACCGATGGCGTGTCCCGCCGCGGCTTTCTGCGTGTGATGGGAGCCTCAATTGCCCTGGCCGGTTTTGCCGCGTGCCGCCGTCCGGTTCAAAAGATCCTGCCATATTCAAAGCAGCCGGAAGACGTAGTACCCGGTATTCCTTTATTTTATGCAACAGCAATGCCATTTCAGGGTAACCTGGTTGGACTGATCGCTGAAAATCATGAAGGACGCCCTACTAAACTGGAGGGTAACGAAGCACACCCTGCTTCCAAAGGAGGGACTACCGCTTACCAGCAGGCTGCGATCCTCGGATTATATGATCCTGATCGTTCCAGAAGCCCATTATATAATGGAGAAGCAGCTACAAAAGAGGATTTTGCCGCTTTTGCTTCTTCTCATTTCGCTGATACAGGCCAGAATATCGTATTCATTTCAGAAGCCAATTCTTCGCCTACGTATAATAGTCTGAAGCAGCAGGCACTGAATAAATTCCCGAATGCTCAGTGGGTTACCTACGAGCCTTTTGGTGAAGACAATACGATCGAAGGTAATAATATTGCTTTCGGCGAGCGTGTTCGTGCTCATTATAATTACACCAATGCGGATATTGTTGTTTCTCTGAATGATGATTTCATGAGTGCAACGCATCCGAATACTACCGAGTACAGCAAGCAGGTTACTTCCAGAAGAAAAGTGACCAACCCGGATGATCAGATGAACCGTATCTACTCAGTGGAGGATTCGTTCTCACTGACCGGTTCTTTTGCGGATCACCGCCTGAAACTCAGAGCCAGTGAAATTGAAGATTTTACCTACGCTCTTGCAGCGGCTTTATCCAGCCGTATTAATGGACTGAGTGCATTCAGAAATGTATCAAACTCTTTCAGTGACCATCCATGGATCACCGTTCTGGCAGATGAGCTGGCTTCCAGCGCTGGTCGTAACGTGATTTCTGCAGGAATGCAGCATAATCCAAACGTTCACGCAGCTGTGGCTGCTATGAACCTGGCACTGGGTAATAACGGAAGTACGGTTTCTTACCTCGAAGTGCCGCATATCGATGATCAGTACAATGCCGAAGTGATGGCTGAAGCAGTGGCTTCGATGGCATCAGGCAGTGTAGATACGGTAGTACTGGTAGGAACCAACCCGGTCTTCACCGCTCCGGCTGACCTCGACTTTGCAGAGGCTCTCGGAAATGTAGATACGGTGATCAATCTGTCTGACTATGCGGACGAAACAGCTAAAATGGCTACCTGGCACGTAAACCGTGCACACTTCCTGGAAACTTGGGGTGATGGTTATTCATTTGGTGGTGATCGTGCCGTTATTCAGCCTCAGATCCAGCCGCTTCATGACGGACTGAGTGAGATCGAATTTTTACACACCATCCTCACCGGTACTCTGGGCAGCGGGTATGACCTTGTTCAGGCTACTTTCAGAAACTATTATTCATCCGGCTTTAACAACCGCTGGAATGATATCCTCCACGATGGCGTGGACGTGACTTCTGCTTTTGATGAAGCAAATGTCCGACTTAGAGGTAATTTCGGTTCCATGATGAGAGCAGCTGTGAATGCGAGTTCTCCGCTTTCAGGCATGGAAGTGGTCATCCGTCCGGATGCATCACTATATGATGGTCGTTTTGCCAACAACGGATGGCTGCAGGAGCTACCTGATCCAATGACCAAGATCACATGGGATAATGTGGCTTTAATGAGTCCCGCAACTGCGGAATCCATGGGTGTCTCTAATGAAGATGTGGTTGAGATCACTGCGAATGGTCGTCGGGTTAAGATCGCGGCGTGGATTCAGCCCGGTCATGCTGATAACAGCATTACCCTGAACGTCGGATACGGTCGTGAAGGCATTGGCCGAGTAGCTACCTCATATATAGACTATACAGCCGGCGGAGTGGATACCTATCCGTTACGAAACAGCGGCATGCTTTACAGCAACGCAACGGTATCAACCACCGGCGAAACCTATGAAATTGCCTGTGTACAGGATCACCACAGCCTGGAAGGCCGTGATATGTACCGCATGGCAACCATGGACGAATACAAGAACAATCCTGCTTTTGCCTCATTTGCAGCAGTTCACGGATACGGAGTTCCGGGAATGGAAGAAGCCGAGGCAAAAGGAGAGGATGTGCCTATTTCACTTTTCGACGAGCAGACCTTCCCGGATTACGAACCACAGTGGGGAATGGCAATCGATCTTAATTCATGCTTCGGTTGCGGAGTGTGTGTGATCGCATGTCAGTCTGAGAATAACATTCCTGTGATCGGTAAGAAGGAAGTGAAGCGCGGACGTGAAATGCACTGGATCCGTAACGACCGCTATTTTGTGGGAGATGACGAGAATGATCCTAAGGCAGTTCACCAGCCGGTTGCTTGTATGCATTGCGAGCTGGCACCTTGTGAGCAGGTTTGCCCGGTAGCGGCTACCACTCACAGTGAAGACGGTATGAACCAGATGACCTATAACCGTTGTATCGGTACCCGTTATTGTGCCAATAACTGTCCTTACAAGGTTCGTCGATTCAACTTCTTCAACTATCCTAAAGAATATCTGACCACCGGTGATGATCCGGATATCATACAAATGGCGATGAATCCGGAAGTAACCGTGCGTTTCCGCGGGGTTATGGAGAAATGTACTTTCTGTGCGCAGAGAGTTAACCGTGAGAAGATTCAGGCGAAGATCGATACCGGTTCACCTAAACCGGAAGACGGAGCTGTGAAAACAGCATGTCAGCAGGCATGTCCTGCCGACGCTATCTACTTCGGCGACCTGACTGACGAGAACAGCGTTGTTGCTCAGATGAAGAGAAACGAACGTAACTATCAGATGCTCGAGGAACTGAATACCAGACCTCGTCTGTCGTACATGGCGAAACTGAGCAACCCAAACCCCGCTTTGGCCTAA
- a CDS encoding ComEA family DNA-binding protein → MIKAGTIVLGLILPLCIAAQGIDSLAIDDPAERWELQTEEGEADRILVWLETLMLNPLDMNRASVSDLMMLPDMKLETARALIDQREQRYFSKLSDLRKVNGISSAYLDQITPYIIVKPKITAASFTRHWKADWMSRLQRSLQKKEGYLPKQNGESPVYKGDDWKAFQRLSLYNDHLSMNLTLEKDPGEGWRQGTLTDHTSAHLALRDVGRLRQLVIGDFIVRGGQGLISAPVASMGKGREVTRGAIRQWEGIRPYGSAEETAYMRGAGISLGNRFRLEAWYSRRKLSASALNDSTFRMPAGTGLHRTQNELRNRARLERTTAGITTGYHAGTWEINIRGLSTRFDQTVSGGMQIYDRYDFSGRSHRVVGVDHKIVLPGLMILGEIALSDNRAIAFIQGIRMEWDSGTEWLLSYRNYSPGFQSLYGHAFAEGSGTQNEEGFYLGISQRVGTKWKFAAYADQFFFPAPRFGLRSYSRGYDVLGALEHRFGSGSRAEILFRSKVKGDEYKAEDDRGLGQIWRGRQFRQSTRFQIQHQLGGKLRMRTRLEWVRSRPAGEDHIYKGILLFQDIRWHVLGWLRADTRFTVFGSPDYSSRLYQFENDLLYVMTNTMLNDQGKRFYLLLKADAGENLELWFKYGVTVYDGLRVLGSGPEQIRGNRRSSVGLQLRVKV, encoded by the coding sequence ATGATAAAGGCAGGTACCATAGTGCTGGGGCTTATACTTCCTTTGTGTATTGCAGCTCAGGGCATAGATAGTCTTGCGATCGATGATCCTGCCGAAAGGTGGGAGCTGCAGACGGAGGAAGGAGAAGCGGACCGGATCCTGGTCTGGCTGGAAACGCTGATGCTGAATCCTTTGGATATGAACCGGGCCAGTGTGAGTGACCTGATGATGCTGCCGGATATGAAACTGGAAACGGCAAGGGCTTTGATCGATCAACGGGAGCAGCGTTATTTCAGTAAGCTTTCTGATCTGAGGAAAGTGAATGGGATAAGCTCAGCCTACCTGGATCAGATCACTCCTTATATTATAGTGAAGCCAAAGATCACGGCAGCCTCATTTACCCGTCACTGGAAAGCAGACTGGATGAGCAGACTACAGAGAAGTTTGCAGAAAAAAGAAGGGTATCTCCCAAAACAGAACGGAGAGTCTCCGGTTTACAAGGGGGATGACTGGAAAGCATTTCAGAGGCTGAGCCTTTATAATGACCACCTCAGCATGAATCTGACGCTGGAAAAAGATCCGGGTGAAGGGTGGAGGCAGGGAACTCTGACCGATCATACATCAGCCCATCTTGCGCTTCGTGATGTCGGCCGGCTCCGGCAGCTGGTGATCGGGGATTTTATTGTCAGGGGAGGGCAGGGACTGATTTCCGCTCCGGTCGCATCAATGGGAAAAGGGAGAGAGGTCACCAGAGGTGCTATACGGCAATGGGAGGGAATACGTCCTTACGGATCTGCGGAAGAGACTGCATATATGAGAGGGGCGGGGATCAGCCTGGGAAACCGGTTCAGGCTCGAGGCCTGGTATTCCCGCAGAAAACTCTCTGCCTCTGCTTTGAATGACTCAACCTTCAGGATGCCGGCTGGAACCGGTTTACACCGGACACAGAATGAACTCAGAAACAGAGCTCGCCTGGAAAGAACAACTGCCGGGATCACCACCGGATATCATGCGGGTACCTGGGAGATCAATATCAGAGGCTTAAGTACCCGGTTTGACCAAACTGTTTCCGGCGGTATGCAGATCTATGACCGCTATGACTTCAGTGGCCGGTCGCATAGGGTTGTCGGAGTAGATCATAAGATCGTTCTCCCCGGTTTAATGATCCTCGGGGAGATCGCTCTCAGCGATAACCGCGCAATCGCATTTATACAAGGGATCCGTATGGAATGGGATAGTGGAACGGAATGGCTGCTGTCTTACCGGAATTATTCCCCGGGTTTTCAATCGCTATACGGACATGCTTTTGCGGAAGGATCCGGTACGCAGAACGAAGAGGGATTCTATTTGGGGATCAGTCAGCGGGTGGGCACTAAGTGGAAGTTTGCGGCTTATGCGGATCAGTTCTTCTTTCCGGCGCCGCGATTCGGGTTGAGGTCATACTCCCGGGGATATGATGTTCTGGGAGCACTGGAGCATCGCTTTGGCAGCGGGAGCCGGGCAGAGATCCTGTTCCGATCTAAGGTTAAAGGGGATGAATATAAAGCAGAAGATGACAGAGGGCTGGGTCAGATCTGGCGGGGCCGGCAATTCCGGCAAAGTACCCGTTTCCAGATACAGCATCAGCTAGGTGGAAAGCTGAGGATGAGGACCCGGCTTGAATGGGTGCGATCGCGCCCGGCAGGTGAGGACCACATATATAAAGGAATATTGCTCTTTCAGGATATTCGGTGGCATGTCTTAGGATGGCTCCGGGCCGACACCCGGTTCACGGTATTCGGAAGCCCTGACTACAGTTCCCGGCTTTATCAGTTTGAGAACGACCTTTTATATGTGATGACTAATACGATGCTGAATGATCAGGGCAAGAGATTTTACCTGCTACTCAAGGCAGATGCCGGTGAAAACCTTGAACTCTGGTTCAAATACGGAGTCACGGTCTACGACGGACTGCGGGTTTTAGGATCCGGACCGGAACAGATCCGGGGAAACAGGAGGTCTTCAGTCGGGTTGCAGCTAAGGGTAAAGGTTTAA
- a CDS encoding DUF4835 family protein, whose product MRPIPYITFCILFFLTAFSTARAQEFNCSVTLNTEQIQDASFTYISELKPVMERYINEYQWTELEVQEHERIDCQVQIIFNSADNDFNFSAQAVFSTRRPIYNTTTQTTTIRISDNTWLFNYPQGKQLIHDELQFDALASFFDFYCYLLLGYDFDSYADQGGEEYYVLAQNVLNLAQTTSAVGWNAQSNNRRNKFTLITDMLTDNYDPLRTAIYKYHRLGLDQFITNEDAARTEILDALKLIRNAKRRTTSTYPFDLFFDAKSREITSVFTEAEVQMRLEAYNVLQETDQGHLSDYDELQN is encoded by the coding sequence TTGCGGCCTATTCCTTACATCACTTTTTGTATCCTTTTTTTCCTGACGGCCTTTTCAACAGCCCGGGCGCAGGAATTCAACTGCTCGGTGACCCTGAATACCGAACAGATACAGGATGCTTCTTTTACTTATATCTCTGAATTGAAACCGGTGATGGAACGGTATATCAACGAATATCAGTGGACGGAACTGGAGGTTCAGGAACATGAGCGTATCGATTGCCAGGTTCAGATCATATTTAACAGTGCCGATAACGATTTTAACTTCAGTGCGCAGGCGGTATTCTCAACCAGAAGGCCGATCTACAATACCACTACCCAGACCACTACCATCCGGATCAGTGACAATACCTGGCTATTCAATTATCCTCAGGGCAAGCAGCTGATCCATGATGAACTGCAGTTTGATGCCCTGGCCAGTTTTTTTGATTTCTATTGTTACCTGCTGCTGGGATATGATTTTGACAGTTATGCCGATCAGGGAGGAGAAGAATATTATGTACTGGCTCAGAACGTACTGAACCTTGCCCAGACCACCTCAGCCGTGGGCTGGAATGCACAATCCAATAACCGTCGAAACAAATTCACGCTGATCACGGATATGCTCACCGATAATTATGATCCCCTCAGAACAGCGATCTATAAGTACCACCGGCTGGGACTGGATCAGTTTATCACCAATGAGGATGCCGCAAGGACCGAGATACTGGATGCCCTGAAGCTGATCCGTAATGCGAAAAGAAGAACCACCAGTACTTACCCCTTTGATCTCTTCTTTGATGCGAAGTCGCGCGAGATAACTTCTGTATTTACTGAAGCTGAAGTACAGATGCGGCTGGAAGCTTACAATGTTTTACAGGAAACCGATCAGGGGCATCTTTCTGATTATG
- the nrfD gene encoding NrfD/PsrC family molybdoenzyme membrane anchor subunit, with protein MSKYQYVPEPALVKGNHDFGSLTRLVTDINLRPTPKAWYLAMIAANGLLFVMLGAIAYLIWEGTGIWGLNNPVGWGWAIINFVWWVGIGHAGTLISAILFLFRQDWRTAINRFAEAMTIFAVMCAGVFPAIHVGRIWAIYWVFPIPNQMQMWPNFNSPLLWDVFAVSTYFTVSLLFWYVGLVPDLATIRDRATDKIRKYAYGIFSLGWTGSNRHWWNYEKAYMILAGLATPLVLSVHTIVSFDFAVSMIPGWHTTIFPPYFVAGAIFSGFAMVLTLMIIARKIYGMKDIMTDDHMEKMNIVIMVTGSMVGFAYIMEFFIAWYSGVEYEKAIFLLRATGPYAWAYWTMMACNVFSPQFFWFKKLRRSVGFTFFISIVVNIGMWFERFVITVTSLANDYLPSSWDYYSPTIWDILTYVGTFGLFFTMFLAFLRFLPMIALAEIKAVIPQADPHNYDEENKEFQAPQVKVPKPQVEKV; from the coding sequence ATGAGTAAATACCAATACGTACCGGAACCCGCTCTTGTAAAAGGCAACCATGACTTCGGAAGTCTGACAAGATTGGTTACTGATATTAACTTGCGTCCCACACCGAAGGCATGGTACCTGGCGATGATCGCCGCAAACGGACTGCTTTTTGTGATGTTAGGTGCTATCGCCTATCTGATCTGGGAAGGAACAGGAATCTGGGGACTTAACAACCCTGTAGGATGGGGTTGGGCCATTATCAACTTCGTATGGTGGGTTGGTATCGGTCACGCAGGAACCCTGATCTCAGCGATCTTATTCCTCTTCCGGCAGGATTGGCGAACCGCCATTAATCGATTTGCGGAGGCCATGACCATCTTCGCGGTTATGTGTGCCGGTGTATTCCCGGCTATCCACGTGGGTCGTATCTGGGCCATCTACTGGGTATTTCCTATCCCGAATCAGATGCAGATGTGGCCTAATTTCAATTCACCGCTGCTTTGGGACGTATTTGCAGTATCCACCTATTTCACGGTATCTCTGTTATTCTGGTATGTAGGACTGGTTCCTGACCTGGCTACGATCCGTGACCGTGCCACCGACAAGATCCGTAAGTATGCTTACGGTATCTTCTCACTGGGCTGGACCGGTTCCAACCGACACTGGTGGAATTACGAAAAAGCTTACATGATCCTGGCCGGTCTTGCCACTCCTCTGGTACTTTCGGTACACACCATTGTATCCTTTGACTTTGCCGTTTCCATGATCCCGGGATGGCACACCACGATCTTCCCGCCGTACTTCGTTGCCGGTGCGATCTTCTCCGGTTTTGCCATGGTGCTTACCTTGATGATCATTGCCCGAAAGATCTACGGTATGAAAGACATTATGACGGATGATCACATGGAAAAGATGAACATCGTGATCATGGTAACCGGTTCTATGGTAGGATTTGCCTACATCATGGAATTCTTCATCGCCTGGTACTCCGGCGTTGAATATGAAAAAGCCATCTTCCTGTTGAGAGCCACCGGTCCTTATGCCTGGGCTTACTGGACCATGATGGCCTGTAACGTATTTTCACCTCAGTTCTTCTGGTTCAAGAAGCTCAGAAGATCGGTAGGATTCACTTTCTTTATTTCCATCGTGGTGAACATTGGTATGTGGTTCGAGCGATTTGTGATCACTGTAACCTCACTGGCGAATGACTATCTGCCATCAAGCTGGGATTACTACTCACCAACCATCTGGGATATCCTGACTTATGTAGGAACCTTCGGATTGTTCTTTACCATGTTCCTGGCCTTCCTGCGCTTCTTACCAATGATCGCTCTGGCCGAGATCAAAGCAGTTATTCCGCAGGCTGATCCTCATAACTACGATGAAGAGAACAAAGAATTCCAGGCTCCTCAGGTAAAGGTGCCAAAACCTCAAGTCGAGAAGGTTTAA